Proteins encoded within one genomic window of Fibrobacter sp. UWB16:
- a CDS encoding UPF0175 family protein, which produces MATVTIDIPEDIADLMVCDNKSDELRRNALLLYPFIKNETISHGRAAEILGISKWELIELYGSEGIPYIDQSWDEAEQDASNIKELLAKR; this is translated from the coding sequence GTGGCGACAGTAACAATAGACATTCCAGAAGATATTGCAGACCTTATGGTGTGCGACAACAAGAGCGACGAACTCCGTCGCAATGCGTTGCTGTTGTATCCGTTTATTAAGAACGAGACCATTTCCCATGGACGTGCCGCAGAAATTCTGGGCATTTCCAAATGGGAACTTATTGAACTTTACGGAAGCGAAGGTATTCCTTATATCGATCAGAGCTGGGATGAGGCCGAGCAGGATGCATCCAACATTAAGGAACTCCTTGCCAAGAGGTAA
- a CDS encoding NifU family protein, producing MNEEQSAKFSQKLQDIAKAPKYRGAIFQIEADEKGLALVDVKEASLKVYLMIDPECDKILETRFFTYGGPLFTALADSFCRKIQMATIDNACKITAESLEEELRDTPNVRAIPEDAVEIKQMNTLISKIQLVYPEKKATAIIVREKMERIKYRTQTAEGRAEADAEWNALTKAQKIEKIEAWLHQTVRGTLQGDGGDVQILDLTDDNRLQIRYQGACAGCGSAMGGTLFYIEDELKNNVYYNLIVEPEDPLANIPQNPDLPGLDDNNPPASLF from the coding sequence ATGAACGAAGAACAAAGCGCAAAATTTTCTCAAAAGTTACAAGATATTGCTAAGGCTCCCAAGTACCGCGGGGCTATTTTCCAGATTGAAGCTGATGAAAAAGGCCTCGCCCTCGTCGATGTGAAAGAAGCGAGCCTTAAGGTCTACTTGATGATTGACCCGGAATGCGACAAGATTCTGGAAACGAGATTCTTTACGTACGGCGGGCCGCTCTTTACAGCCCTTGCCGATTCGTTCTGCCGCAAAATCCAGATGGCGACGATTGATAACGCTTGCAAGATTACCGCCGAAAGCCTCGAAGAAGAACTGCGCGACACGCCGAACGTGCGAGCTATCCCGGAGGACGCCGTAGAAATAAAGCAGATGAACACGCTCATTTCGAAGATTCAGCTCGTCTATCCAGAAAAGAAGGCTACAGCAATCATCGTTCGCGAGAAGATGGAACGCATCAAGTACCGCACGCAAACCGCTGAAGGACGTGCCGAAGCTGATGCCGAATGGAATGCGCTCACCAAGGCTCAAAAGATCGAAAAGATTGAAGCATGGCTCCACCAGACCGTCCGCGGAACACTCCAAGGCGATGGTGGCGATGTGCAGATTCTCGACTTGACGGACGACAACCGTTTGCAAATCCGCTATCAAGGCGCATGCGCCGGATGCGGCAGCGCTATGGGCGGCACGCTCTTCTACATCGAAGACGAGCTCAAGAATAATGTCTATTACAACCTGATCGTTGAACCGGAAGACCCGCTCGCCAACATTCCGCAGAATCCGGACTTGCCGGGATTGGACGACAACAATCCGCCTGCTAGTTTGTTCTAA
- the glgC gene encoding glucose-1-phosphate adenylyltransferase, translating to MSWSYSREHQKNILCMIMAGGQGSRLQPLTRDRAKPAVHFGGTYRIIDFVLNNFINSGIFKIKVLTQFKSDSLNKHISAAWSLNASLDQYVDLVPAQMRTGDEWYRGTADAIFQNINLITDERPDLVAIFGGDHIYKMDINQMIDFHLSRAALLTIAAIPVPVEEAREFGIIEIDADNRMIGFEEKPKEPKQMPNRPGWCLASMGNYLFTSKFLVRELLKGANDGATDFGKHIIPRLYKEYPVYVYDFNTNIVRGEKASTKGYWRDVGTLDAFFEANMDLCSENPPFDLYNNYWPIRTYNWNQPPARFFAGDNESHQGAAVDSIVSAGCIIGGGTVVKSILSPGVTIQKDALVEESILFPNVTIGPGAKVRRAIVEKGLHIPAGFQIGYDLERDKQLFHVTESGIVVLAKDTIIKA from the coding sequence ATGAGCTGGTCTTACTCAAGAGAGCATCAAAAGAATATTCTTTGCATGATCATGGCTGGTGGACAAGGGAGCCGTCTACAGCCCCTCACCCGCGACCGTGCAAAACCCGCCGTACACTTTGGCGGAACCTACCGCATTATCGACTTTGTTCTTAACAACTTCATCAACTCCGGCATTTTCAAGATCAAGGTTTTGACGCAGTTCAAGAGCGATTCGTTGAACAAGCACATTTCTGCCGCCTGGAGCCTGAATGCAAGTTTGGACCAGTATGTGGACCTCGTACCCGCCCAGATGCGTACGGGTGACGAATGGTACCGCGGTACTGCCGATGCTATTTTCCAAAACATCAACTTGATTACCGACGAACGCCCGGACCTCGTGGCTATTTTCGGTGGCGACCACATTTACAAGATGGACATCAACCAGATGATTGATTTCCACCTGAGCCGTGCAGCCCTCCTCACGATTGCTGCTATTCCGGTGCCGGTCGAAGAAGCTCGTGAATTCGGTATTATCGAAATTGACGCGGACAACCGCATGATCGGTTTCGAAGAAAAGCCGAAGGAACCGAAGCAGATGCCGAACCGTCCGGGTTGGTGCCTCGCCAGCATGGGTAACTACCTCTTCACAAGCAAGTTCCTCGTGCGCGAACTCTTGAAGGGCGCAAACGACGGTGCAACGGACTTTGGCAAGCACATCATTCCGCGCTTGTACAAGGAATACCCGGTGTATGTTTACGACTTCAACACGAACATCGTGCGTGGCGAAAAGGCTTCTACGAAGGGTTACTGGCGCGATGTGGGTACGCTTGATGCATTCTTCGAAGCAAACATGGACCTTTGCTCCGAAAATCCGCCGTTCGACCTTTACAACAACTACTGGCCGATCCGTACGTACAACTGGAACCAGCCGCCTGCACGTTTCTTTGCGGGCGACAACGAAAGCCATCAGGGCGCAGCCGTCGATTCCATCGTTTCTGCAGGCTGCATTATCGGTGGCGGTACTGTTGTGAAGAGTATTCTTTCGCCGGGTGTTACCATCCAGAAGGACGCACTCGTCGAAGAATCTATCCTCTTCCCGAACGTGACGATTGGCCCGGGTGCCAAGGTACGCCGCGCTATCGTTGAAAAGGGCTTGCATATTCCGGCCGGTTTCCAGATTGGTTACGACCTGGAACGCGACAAGCAACTCTTCCACGTGACCGAATCCGGTATTGTCGTCCTTGCCAAGGACACGATTATCAAGGCCTAG
- a CDS encoding IMP cyclohydrolase, which translates to MSEELVLKFVDPQPMRYGENSHQSAVFYRDPTCTEANLASAKQLWGKELSFNNIVDADAALEMAREFSDGNAVVIVKHMNPCGLATGETLREALEAAWAGDPVSAFGSVIAVTRKVDLKTAEFLKGKFVEILLAPAFDDDALEFLKNKSKDIRLLEVGEIKKATPCKVYKHVIGGMLVQDRDIGTWEKFECVTKAQFPKNKEDLARFTWLVTKHTKSNAIVMCYEYKPGYFQVMGLGPGQPNRIDSNLRLCQPRVRDNVARLPEAKEFFDENGKLINEAGLKALEKKVFGEVVMGSDAFFPFPDNVEAAHDAGVRYIVQPGGSKKDDLSIESADKFGIAMVFTGMRHFRH; encoded by the coding sequence ATGTCCGAAGAACTCGTTTTGAAATTCGTTGACCCGCAGCCGATGCGCTACGGTGAAAACTCCCACCAGTCCGCTGTATTCTACCGCGACCCGACCTGCACCGAAGCAAACCTCGCTTCTGCCAAGCAGCTTTGGGGCAAGGAACTTTCTTTCAACAACATCGTCGATGCTGACGCCGCCCTCGAAATGGCTCGCGAATTCAGCGACGGCAATGCTGTCGTGATTGTGAAGCACATGAATCCGTGCGGTCTTGCTACGGGCGAAACGCTCCGCGAAGCTCTCGAAGCCGCTTGGGCTGGTGACCCGGTGTCCGCTTTCGGTTCTGTGATTGCAGTGACCCGCAAGGTCGATTTGAAGACTGCCGAATTCCTCAAGGGCAAGTTCGTTGAAATTTTGCTCGCTCCGGCTTTCGATGACGACGCTCTCGAATTCCTCAAGAACAAGTCCAAGGACATTCGCCTCCTCGAAGTTGGCGAAATCAAGAAGGCGACGCCTTGCAAGGTTTACAAGCACGTGATTGGCGGTATGCTCGTCCAGGACCGCGACATCGGTACTTGGGAAAAGTTTGAATGCGTGACGAAGGCTCAGTTCCCGAAGAACAAGGAAGACCTCGCCCGCTTCACTTGGCTCGTCACCAAGCATACAAAGTCTAACGCTATCGTGATGTGCTACGAATACAAGCCGGGTTACTTCCAGGTGATGGGTCTTGGCCCGGGTCAGCCGAACCGCATTGACTCGAACCTCCGCCTTTGCCAGCCGCGCGTCCGCGACAACGTTGCTCGCCTCCCGGAAGCAAAGGAATTCTTCGATGAAAACGGCAAGCTCATCAACGAAGCAGGCCTCAAGGCTCTCGAAAAGAAGGTCTTCGGCGAAGTCGTTATGGGTTCTGACGCATTCTTCCCGTTCCCGGACAACGTCGAAGCCGCTCATGATGCTGGCGTCCGTTACATTGTTCAGCCGGGTGGTTCCAAGAAGGATGACCTCTCCATCGAATCTGCAGACAAGTTCGGCATTGCGATGGTGTTCACCGGAATGCGCCACTTCCGCCACTAA
- a CDS encoding DUF3368 domain-containing protein encodes MIVVSDATPIISFLKINRLDILGKLFGEVLLPEAVYEELTSNQAFLEEAEQVKSCEFFKRVSVSNSNAVGMLMRITGLDLGESEAIVYSDENKSDLLIVDEVRARHVATTMKLRITGTIGILIAANENGLLNKEDALACAEILRMSKRHISETLLNSFIENLK; translated from the coding sequence ATGATTGTCGTATCAGATGCAACTCCGATAATCTCTTTCCTAAAAATCAATCGTCTTGATATTCTTGGAAAACTGTTTGGCGAGGTCCTGCTTCCTGAGGCTGTTTACGAAGAATTGACTTCAAACCAGGCGTTTCTAGAAGAAGCCGAGCAGGTGAAGTCTTGTGAATTTTTCAAAAGGGTTTCTGTCAGCAACAGCAATGCCGTCGGCATGCTGATGCGTATAACGGGCTTAGACCTTGGCGAAAGCGAAGCCATCGTTTATTCTGACGAAAACAAAAGCGACCTTTTGATTGTTGACGAAGTTCGTGCAAGGCATGTCGCCACGACGATGAAACTTCGCATCACCGGCACGATTGGAATCTTGATTGCCGCCAACGAAAATGGATTGTTAAATAAGGAAGATGCATTGGCATGCGCGGAAATTCTTCGGATGTCTAAAAGACATATCAGCGAAACGCTTCTCAATTCTTTTATAGAAAATTTGAAGTAG
- a CDS encoding C-terminal helicase domain-containing protein: MNESCMEPITGAVPVSHRQEIIDAFEKSPAGTVLPLQINAGGLGLNIQAANVVILCEPQLKPSAEMQAISRAYRMGQVRNVLVYRLLMLDSIDEKINTLLKFKKQVFNTFADKSLSGTQDLEISPDEIKNLFKKEIERIRAAQGNVPTDKSLIAENEWLGKETNEEINEFGYREHDPVLITPDFIRKTCER; the protein is encoded by the coding sequence TTGAACGAATCTTGCATGGAGCCTATTACGGGGGCGGTGCCTGTGAGCCATAGGCAAGAAATTATCGATGCGTTTGAAAAATCCCCTGCCGGGACAGTTCTCCCGTTGCAAATCAACGCGGGTGGGCTCGGCTTGAACATTCAAGCAGCGAATGTGGTCATCTTATGCGAACCGCAACTGAAGCCGAGTGCCGAAATGCAGGCGATATCGCGCGCATACCGAATGGGTCAGGTTCGAAATGTGCTGGTGTACAGGCTTTTGATGCTTGATTCGATTGACGAAAAAATCAACACATTGCTCAAATTCAAAAAGCAGGTCTTTAATACGTTTGCCGATAAGTCTCTGTCCGGGACGCAGGATTTGGAAATCAGTCCTGATGAAATCAAGAATCTTTTTAAGAAAGAAATTGAGCGAATTCGAGCTGCGCAAGGGAACGTTCCGACAGACAAAAGTCTTATTGCAGAAAACGAGTGGCTTGGAAAAGAAACGAATGAAGAAATAAATGAATTTGGCTATCGGGAACATGATCCGGTTTTGATAACGCCGGATTTTATCCGGAAAACTTGCGAACGCTGA
- a CDS encoding fibrobacter succinogenes major paralogous domain-containing protein, giving the protein MKKSIMFFCVMGLISLSVAAPEKSGTFKDPRDNKTYKTVQIGKQTWMAENLNLHMEGSWCYDYKKENCKLYGRLYTWKKAMNACPEGWHLPSRGEWRELEEYVDANSKKKAGNALRSKDDWKIKKKKKKVYDQKTGEAYYLDEYEIINSGTDEFGFAALPGGHVSNQGEFVMQKEKAVFWTSSKDKKQKLKKAYSRQLEYGNGAFEEGINYMENALSVRCIKDSQ; this is encoded by the coding sequence ATGAAAAAAAGTATCATGTTTTTTTGCGTAATGGGACTAATTTCCTTATCCGTTGCAGCCCCTGAAAAGAGCGGAACATTTAAAGATCCTCGAGACAACAAAACATATAAAACAGTTCAAATAGGAAAACAGACCTGGATGGCTGAAAACCTGAACCTTCATATGGAAGGCTCGTGGTGCTACGACTACAAAAAAGAGAATTGCAAGCTGTACGGACGCCTATACACTTGGAAAAAGGCAATGAACGCTTGCCCCGAAGGCTGGCACCTCCCCTCTCGCGGAGAATGGCGTGAGCTAGAGGAATACGTCGATGCAAATTCGAAGAAAAAGGCCGGCAACGCTTTAAGATCTAAAGATGATTGGAAAATCAAGAAAAAAAAGAAGAAAGTCTATGACCAAAAGACCGGAGAAGCCTATTATCTAGACGAATACGAAATCATCAACAGTGGAACGGATGAGTTCGGTTTTGCAGCTCTACCCGGTGGGCATGTTTCAAATCAGGGCGAATTTGTGATGCAAAAAGAAAAAGCTGTTTTTTGGACTTCTAGCAAAGATAAAAAGCAGAAACTCAAAAAAGCCTACAGTCGACAGCTTGAATATGGCAACGGAGCCTTTGAAGAGGGCATAAATTACATGGAAAACGCTCTTTCTGTTCGTTGCATCAAGGATAGTCAGTAA
- a CDS encoding glycoside hydrolase family 30 beta sandwich domain-containing protein produces MTYSMKGFSLFAGSIAFLSTLACATTINVDMGKEYQRISGFGAASAWAGSITDKNAAFLWDSTSGAGLTLHRIRIAPDGSTSETSIAKKASEYGVKVWAAPWTSKYTVNYDGDKKHLDFNHAQDWANTILKFTQNMRKAGVNLYAISSQNEPDGTGDNHYEPEELARWVGDYLGPTLDTTGIKIIGTEAINWYGFPNYKKAFFNNPAALKYTDIFGTHEYGGDPAAYPEIHEAGKEFWETEVYDLGSNKEDVGMGSALRVANMIHDALTISNMNAWHFWWIYSCSEPSCGNGALWPQGQGNPDNVEPTKRLWVMGNYSRFARPGARRIDATKNPERDVKVTAYRDSLKTKIAVVILNSKNEEFKADFDFGNTKIGSFKPYVTDDNNNLKEGSEVKVDGTKCSYSVPARSATTVEFILWQEPKVEPPKDSTEAIAFGRISVPQSHRSLYKVFSPLGAFIGEFEAGDVGELRNAMTNAGLSRGAYMVKCGNAKTKRVVLR; encoded by the coding sequence ATGACGTATTCAATGAAGGGATTTTCTCTTTTTGCGGGTTCCATCGCATTTTTGAGCACTCTAGCCTGTGCTACAACGATAAACGTTGACATGGGCAAGGAATACCAGCGCATCAGCGGCTTTGGTGCCGCATCAGCATGGGCGGGGTCCATCACCGACAAGAACGCCGCCTTCCTTTGGGACTCCACTAGTGGCGCGGGGCTTACCCTGCACCGCATCCGTATTGCTCCGGACGGCTCCACCTCCGAAACAAGTATCGCCAAAAAGGCGAGTGAATACGGCGTCAAAGTTTGGGCGGCCCCATGGACATCCAAATACACTGTAAATTACGATGGCGATAAAAAGCATTTGGATTTCAATCACGCCCAAGACTGGGCAAATACCATCTTAAAGTTTACGCAAAACATGCGAAAAGCAGGAGTCAACTTATACGCGATTTCGTCGCAAAATGAGCCTGACGGCACCGGCGATAACCACTACGAACCCGAAGAATTGGCTCGTTGGGTTGGCGACTATCTTGGCCCCACTCTCGATACCACGGGCATCAAAATCATTGGCACTGAAGCCATCAACTGGTACGGATTCCCCAATTACAAAAAAGCCTTCTTCAACAATCCCGCCGCTCTGAAATATACGGACATTTTTGGAACGCACGAATATGGTGGAGACCCGGCCGCTTATCCTGAAATTCACGAAGCTGGCAAAGAATTCTGGGAAACCGAAGTCTACGATCTCGGAAGCAACAAGGAAGACGTTGGCATGGGAAGCGCACTCCGCGTTGCAAACATGATTCACGACGCCCTTACTATTTCGAACATGAACGCCTGGCATTTTTGGTGGATTTATTCCTGCAGCGAACCCAGCTGCGGCAACGGAGCGCTTTGGCCGCAAGGACAAGGCAACCCCGATAACGTGGAGCCTACCAAGCGACTCTGGGTCATGGGAAACTACAGCCGCTTTGCACGCCCCGGCGCGAGGAGAATCGATGCTACCAAGAATCCCGAAAGAGATGTAAAGGTCACCGCCTACCGCGACTCCCTCAAGACGAAAATCGCAGTTGTTATTCTCAATTCCAAGAACGAGGAATTCAAGGCGGATTTCGACTTTGGAAACACCAAAATTGGAAGCTTCAAACCCTATGTCACCGATGACAATAACAACCTCAAGGAAGGAAGCGAAGTCAAGGTCGATGGGACAAAGTGCAGTTACAGCGTCCCGGCCCGCAGTGCAACGACCGTTGAATTCATTCTGTGGCAAGAGCCAAAGGTAGAGCCTCCCAAAGATTCTACAGAAGCAATTGCTTTCGGAAGGATTTCTGTACCGCAAAGCCATCGGAGTTTATATAAAGTATTTAGTCCGCTTGGAGCGTTTATCGGTGAATTCGAAGCTGGAGATGTTGGCGAACTCCGCAATGCCATGACAAACGCTGGCTTAAGCCGCGGTGCGTACATGGTCAAATGCGGGAATGCAAAAACGAAGCGTGTGGTGTTGAGATAA
- a CDS encoding phosphoenolpyruvate carboxykinase (GTP), protein MSLTLNDIKHPKISTWVNEMIAMCEPDNVVVVDGSQEEYDALMQKCVKAGLATKLAKKENCYLFRSLPSDVARVESRTFISSVKEEDAGPTNHWIDPSELKQTMRKLYKGCMHGRTMYVIPFCMGPLGSPISKNGIEVTDSEYVVLNMDIMTRAGKKVLDIFNADVNAEFVPCLHSVGKPLRECESDNGIWPCADVEYKYITQFPEERLIWSYGSGYGGNALLGKKCFALRIATVLARDEGWLAEHMLILKLTNPKGEVKYVTGAFPSACGKTNLAMLIPTIPGWKVETIGDDIAWMKFGKDGRLYAINPEAGFFGVAPGTSAESNKNALVSAEKNTIYTNCALTEDGDVWWEGIGYPAKGKLVDWKGKTRDALPKDKAPKGEEMAHPNARFTAPAKQCPCIAKEWEDPAGVPISAILFGGRRPSTIPLVHQSLSWNHGVFLGSIVGSEITAASTIDASQVGKIRRDPFAILPFCGYNMGDYFKHWIEIGQKSTEDKLPKIFYVNWFRKDANNEKLPGGFMWPGYGDNSRVLAWIFDRCNGVDNAVETPIGYMPKEGAINTDGLADYYKETLPQITKVDVEGWKKELADVKENHYPKFGKHLPKELSEIIDMIQDRLNKA, encoded by the coding sequence ATGAGTCTTACTCTTAACGATATCAAGCACCCGAAAATCAGTACTTGGGTGAATGAAATGATTGCCATGTGCGAACCGGACAACGTCGTCGTCGTTGATGGTTCTCAGGAAGAATATGATGCCCTCATGCAGAAGTGCGTCAAGGCTGGCCTCGCAACGAAGCTTGCTAAGAAGGAAAACTGCTACTTGTTCCGTTCTCTTCCGTCTGACGTGGCTCGCGTCGAATCCCGTACGTTCATCTCCTCCGTCAAGGAAGAAGATGCAGGTCCGACCAACCACTGGATCGACCCGTCTGAACTCAAGCAGACGATGCGTAAGCTCTACAAGGGTTGTATGCACGGCCGTACCATGTACGTGATCCCGTTCTGCATGGGCCCGCTCGGCTCCCCGATTTCCAAGAACGGTATCGAAGTCACTGACTCCGAATACGTCGTTCTCAACATGGACATCATGACTCGCGCTGGCAAGAAGGTTCTCGATATCTTCAACGCTGACGTGAACGCTGAATTCGTTCCGTGCCTCCACTCCGTTGGTAAGCCGCTCCGCGAATGCGAAAGCGACAACGGCATCTGGCCGTGCGCTGACGTTGAATACAAGTACATCACGCAGTTCCCGGAAGAACGCCTCATTTGGTCCTACGGTTCCGGTTACGGTGGAAACGCCCTCCTCGGCAAGAAGTGCTTTGCTCTCCGCATTGCTACCGTTCTCGCTCGCGACGAAGGCTGGCTCGCTGAACACATGCTCATCCTCAAGCTCACCAACCCGAAGGGCGAAGTCAAGTACGTGACTGGCGCATTCCCGTCTGCTTGCGGTAAGACGAACCTCGCCATGCTCATCCCGACTATCCCGGGCTGGAAGGTCGAAACCATCGGTGACGACATTGCATGGATGAAGTTTGGCAAGGATGGCCGTCTCTATGCTATCAACCCGGAAGCTGGCTTCTTCGGCGTTGCCCCGGGTACTTCTGCAGAATCCAACAAGAACGCTCTTGTTTCTGCTGAAAAGAACACGATCTACACGAACTGCGCTCTCACTGAAGACGGCGACGTGTGGTGGGAAGGCATCGGCTACCCGGCTAAGGGCAAGCTCGTTGACTGGAAGGGCAAGACCCGTGACGCTCTCCCGAAGGACAAGGCTCCTAAGGGTGAAGAAATGGCTCACCCGAACGCTCGCTTCACCGCTCCGGCTAAGCAGTGCCCGTGCATTGCTAAGGAATGGGAAGATCCGGCAGGCGTGCCTATCTCTGCAATCCTCTTCGGTGGCCGTCGTCCGTCCACCATTCCTCTGGTCCACCAGTCCCTCAGCTGGAACCACGGCGTGTTCCTCGGCTCCATCGTTGGTTCCGAAATCACTGCTGCCTCTACGATTGACGCCTCTCAGGTCGGTAAGATCCGTCGCGACCCGTTCGCAATCCTCCCGTTCTGCGGCTACAACATGGGTGACTACTTCAAGCACTGGATCGAAATCGGTCAGAAGTCCACTGAAGACAAGCTTCCGAAGATCTTCTACGTGAACTGGTTCCGCAAGGATGCCAACAACGAAAAGCTTCCGGGTGGCTTCATGTGGCCGGGTTACGGCGACAACAGCCGCGTGCTCGCTTGGATCTTCGACCGCTGCAACGGTGTTGACAACGCTGTCGAAACTCCGATCGGTTACATGCCGAAGGAAGGCGCTATCAATACTGATGGTCTCGCTGACTACTATAAGGAAACTCTCCCGCAGATCACGAAGGTTGACGTGGAAGGCTGGAAGAAGGAACTCGCTGACGTTAAGGAAAACCACTATCCGAAGTTCGGCAAGCACCTCCCGAAGGAACTCTCCGAAATCATCGACATGATCCAGGATCGCCTCAATAAGGCTTAA